AGTAAGCCACAAACTGAGCTGCAAAGAATACCAACACAAAATAACTGGCAATAGTTTTCATGCTTTGTCCCATTCCGTTCATCACATCAGTGTCGTTGCGGAAGGTTTTGGCAGCAAAACCATAGGCAAGTCCAGCCAATCCGGCGCCCAGGAACAATACTGCAACAACGCCCTTGATGAGCGGGCTTTTCAGAAAAGAGCCATCATAACCCCTTAAAAATCCGTCATCAGGAATAACACCCCAAAGTGCAATGCCGGTCAATGCTAACATGGCAATCCCAGCCCACTGCAATCCTGCTCTTTCTGATTTTGTCAGTTTCTCCATTGTATTTTCCCCCTCGCTTTCCATCTTGTATTCGCCTAATCTTGGGAAAACGATCCGCTCTGAAACCCATGTTCCTGTAAGGGCAATGACAAAGGTGGAGACGAACATGAAATAATAATTTGCCGTGGGGTTTACGTAATAGGAAGGATCGATAATTCTGGCTGCTTCGGTTGACAATCCGGCCAACAGGGGATCGGTAGTTCCCAACACGATGTTAGCGCTGAATCCGCCCGAAACGCCTGCAAAAGCTGCAGCCATCCCACCGATGGGGTTTCGCCCGATTGCTTTGAAAATGACACCTGCCAAAGGAATGAGTAAAACATAACCTACATCGCTTGCCACATTGGAAACGATACCGGTAAAAACGATGACAAAAGTAAGCATCCTTTTAGGCGCTGATAGGATGAGTAAACGAACCAGCGCGGAGATCAGCCCGCTGCTCTCTGCAATACCAATTCCAAGCAATGCAACCATCACAATGCCGAGTGGCGCAAACCCGGTGTAGTTGTCAACCATCTCAAGCAATATCCGGTGAAGTCCTTCTTTGGACAAAAGATTAACAGGATGAATCAATTCTTTTGTGCTTGGGTGAATGGCCGACCAGTCGGTGATGTAGGCCAGCCAGCTGAAAACCAGTGCCAACAGGGCAAAAATGAGAAATAAAGTGGCAGGGTGGGGGAGGGCATTACCGACCTTTTCGGTAACATTCAGCATCCGGTTTAAAAAAGATTGGCGTGGTTTGCTCATCGTCGTCTTTTTGGTGAATGGAAATGAAACTGGCCTGCAATAATACGATTTTTCCTTTAAAAAGTCGAGGTCAGATCAAGTAAGAAATTGATGACCAAATTTTTTACCTGTGAAGAACTTCCTTCATAATTGTTGACCATAACCACAAAAGCCACTTCACGGCCTGAGGCGGTGGTCAGGTATCCGGCATAATTGAGCACCCTTGACATTGAACCGGACTTTGCCGCAAGATTGTTTTCGAGAAACGTGCCGGTTCCGAAATTGGTCATGTTGCCTGAAACACCCGAAACAGGCAATGAAGTTTTAAACTCGGCGGAGCACTCACTTTGGATGTTCATATAATTCAAAAGGAAAATCATCTGATCAGCTGTCATCCCGTTGGCTCTTGAAAGTCCGCTGCCATCAGTAAGAAACATTCCTGAGACAGGCATCCCTTTTTCTTCCCAGAATGATTTAACAAACTGAAGTGCATGTTCATCGGATGGTGCGTTTTCGCCGGGAGTTAAGTGCAGAAGCAGTGTTTCGGCGTAAAGGTTGATGCTTTTGTGGTTGGTCGCATCAATGATTTCATTAAGGGACGGGGATTTGATTTCAAGGAGGACAGTCCGTTTTCCGGGTTGGGAATCGATATACATTGATTCAGGATTTCCTTTTACGATCAATCCAATGCCTTTTAACTTTTCGGTGAGTTGGTGAGCCGCCAGAAAAGCGGGATCGGGGATTGCTCCCCTGATCGTGAAGGCTTTCCTGTTGGCGGGAATTGTACCGCTGATGATCCTTTTCCCGGAGAGATAAGTTCCATAAATGTAGGCATTGTCGCCGTTGTCATCCGATGCTACAACCCGGTTTTCAATTTCAAGGCCGGGAATTTGGGGATGGATTCCGGTAATCGTTGCTGGTGTTCCAGCCTTGTTTTGTGTCGAAAAGGTGATTTCAAAACTGTTGTCATAAATGTTCAGCCCGGTGGCTGGGGCGCCGTAGTAATTTCCGATATCTTCCCAAATCCAGTTACCGGGAATATTTATTTCCCCAAAAATAGATGCATCCCCAATGATTTTTCCCTCAACTTTATTAATTCCTGCAGCAACGACAGCATTGGCCAAGCGCTCAAAAATATCACCATAGTGACCTTTGAAATTTGAACTGCCCAAAGCAGGGTCGCCACCTCCGGTAATATAAAGGTTGCCGGCGAGGGTTCCGTTTTTGTTGAGATGACCGGAGTATTCGAGAGTGGTCGAAAAAGTATTTCCGGAAGAAAGGGTTTCAAGTGCAGTAGCCGTGGTCAGCAATTTTTGGATCGAAGCCGGAATCATTGTTAGTGAAGAGTTATGCGCAGCAAGCACTTCGCCGCTGCTCACATCAACAGCCTTGATTGACAGGGTTGCATGGGTCAGCATCTCTGCATGGATTAAATCTTCGATCAGCTGTTCAGCTTTTTCCTGAACCTGCGCGGATACCTCCTGATCTTTCGGCAA
This genomic stretch from Bacteroidales bacterium harbors:
- a CDS encoding AbgT family transporter, coding for MSKPRQSFLNRMLNVTEKVGNALPHPATLFLIFALLALVFSWLAYITDWSAIHPSTKELIHPVNLLSKEGLHRILLEMVDNYTGFAPLGIVMVALLGIGIAESSGLISALVRLLILSAPKRMLTFVIVFTGIVSNVASDVGYVLLIPLAGVIFKAIGRNPIGGMAAAFAGVSGGFSANIVLGTTDPLLAGLSTEAARIIDPSYYVNPTANYYFMFVSTFVIALTGTWVSERIVFPRLGEYKMESEGENTMEKLTKSERAGLQWAGIAMLALTGIALWGVIPDDGFLRGYDGSFLKSPLIKGVVAVLFLGAGLAGLAYGFAAKTFRNDTDVMNGMGQSMKTIASYFVLVFFAAQFVAYFKWSNLGVIFAIKGADSLIAADLGIIPLMLLFILLSAGINMLMGSASAKWAIMAPVFIPMFMFMGYSPELSQVVFRIGDSVTNVISPMMSFFALIIAFFHKYDKNAGIGTLIATMIPYSIAFLIVWCLLLIAWIFLGLPLGPGAGLYYQLP
- the dacB gene encoding D-alanyl-D-alanine carboxypeptidase/D-alanyl-D-alanine-endopeptidase, with amino-acid sequence MRNLSKVTLLFLIFIILIGCLPKDQEVSAQVQEKAEQLIEDLIHAEMLTHATLSIKAVDVSSGEVLAAHNSSLTMIPASIQKLLTTATALETLSSGNTFSTTLEYSGHLNKNGTLAGNLYITGGGDPALGSSNFKGHYGDIFERLANAVVAAGINKVEGKIIGDASIFGEINIPGNWIWEDIGNYYGAPATGLNIYDNSFEITFSTQNKAGTPATITGIHPQIPGLEIENRVVASDDNGDNAYIYGTYLSGKRIISGTIPANRKAFTIRGAIPDPAFLAAHQLTEKLKGIGLIVKGNPESMYIDSQPGKRTVLLEIKSPSLNEIIDATNHKSINLYAETLLLHLTPGENAPSDEHALQFVKSFWEEKGMPVSGMFLTDGSGLSRANGMTADQMIFLLNYMNIQSECSAEFKTSLPVSGVSGNMTNFGTGTFLENNLAAKSGSMSRVLNYAGYLTTASGREVAFVVMVNNYEGSSSQVKNLVINFLLDLTSTF